One part of the Xanthocytophaga agilis genome encodes these proteins:
- a CDS encoding helix-turn-helix domain-containing protein translates to MITLHDKVYTCPVDVSLRFISGKWKILILFHLFHFEKRSFSELRDNLPGVAEKVLTQQLKELEKDNMISRRVLSEKPLRVEYFLTEQGLSMSPMYEFLSKWGIAYLEKNGIDYIQDQHLYK, encoded by the coding sequence ATGATCACTTTGCACGATAAAGTATATACCTGTCCGGTTGATGTGTCTCTTCGTTTCATCAGTGGCAAATGGAAGATTCTGATTCTATTTCATCTCTTCCATTTTGAGAAGAGAAGTTTTAGTGAGTTACGAGACAACCTACCAGGAGTGGCTGAGAAAGTATTGACACAACAACTAAAGGAACTGGAGAAAGACAATATGATCAGCCGACGTGTCCTTTCTGAGAAACCTTTGCGTGTAGAATATTTTCTTACCGAGCAAGGGCTGAGCATGTCCCCTATGTATGAGTTTCTGAGCAAATGGGGTATTGCCTATTTAGAGAAAAATGGTATTGATTATATACAGGATCAACATTTATATAAGTAA
- a CDS encoding CPBP family intramembrane glutamic endopeptidase, producing MQTINHLRSLGLFFIFAYLITWFIWAPYYMPSLFPVSWHVDPFFHYAGLAGPLLAALLSTAIQNGKAGVRLLVHRIATLGSSLWAILAALGIPFVIVLLSQIISAIVDHEPISFRGLGTSREMPGLSWFTFAAINIFVVGVGEEAGWRGFALPRLQGSMTAMKASILLTVFWAIWHWPLFFYPLSGYYHMDIFGIAGWLFSLLLGSILFAWLFNSSGGSVLTCAIFHGMMDIMFISAFPNTHLASYNGMLITILGFLVINRFGAQNLSSKERVTAIE from the coding sequence ATGCAAACAATCAATCATCTTCGGAGCTTGGGCCTCTTTTTTATATTCGCTTATCTGATTACCTGGTTTATCTGGGCACCTTATTATATGCCTTCTTTGTTTCCGGTCAGCTGGCATGTAGATCCCTTCTTCCATTATGCCGGACTAGCAGGACCTTTGCTGGCAGCTTTACTGTCTACCGCCATTCAGAATGGTAAAGCAGGTGTACGACTGTTGGTACATCGGATAGCTACCCTTGGTTCCTCACTGTGGGCGATACTGGCAGCCTTGGGAATTCCTTTTGTAATAGTGCTACTCTCTCAGATTATCAGTGCGATAGTTGACCATGAGCCAATTTCCTTTCGGGGCTTGGGGACTTCACGGGAGATGCCGGGGCTGTCATGGTTTACATTTGCAGCTATCAATATCTTTGTAGTAGGAGTAGGTGAAGAGGCTGGATGGAGGGGATTTGCACTTCCCCGTTTACAAGGCTCTATGACTGCTATGAAGGCTAGTATTCTGCTCACCGTCTTCTGGGCCATCTGGCATTGGCCTTTGTTCTTCTATCCGCTGAGTGGATATTACCATATGGATATTTTTGGTATAGCCGGATGGTTATTCAGCTTATTGCTGGGTAGTATTCTCTTTGCCTGGCTGTTTAATTCTTCCGGGGGAAGTGTGCTTACCTGTGCTATTTTCCATGGCATGATGGATATTATGTTTATTTCTGCCTTTCCCAATACCCATCTGGCCAGTTACAATGGCATGCTGATAACTATTCTCGGCTTTTTGGTAATCAATCGGTTTGGCGCACAGAATCTGTCAAGCAAAGAACGCGTGACGGCTATTGAATGA
- a CDS encoding tetratricopeptide repeat protein gives MENVYTIPVSDTQTSAYVSSALYQALQQEASKLDKQFARALQNSERYPLDEQFRIDVLIIDKERVQLKEKQETVAHELTLLEQAFGRIAYTQPYLQRAAAYFKAGDYPSARLVLEMEVERAEKEQVAYTPQARKEQAEQWLMLARLTLVDFSLGDRLQRAQTYFTQSLLTFRFLENTLSCARLLHTQHQYSQALPLYDEALKLAWSLAKTDEATYMPETAQILAYIGHLHKALHQYTEAESYFQEALEIYQELTATEMYTAQMAHLLDLLGYVQKMTHQYPAAEASYLQALALYTQLEETTPKAYLPEMASLLNHRGLLQKHHKQSKEAEQSFQRALQIRLHLAKESPYTWLSDVAQTWNHLGNTQKALRQYKEASTAYQKALEVYRQLAEEDKSAYLHHIAQTLCHLGSLQSDYHQHVEAERSYLQALSIYHQLQQEHPQKYISQVASILNNLGIIRKDTGRHQEAEQSYQQSLALYQQLALENPKTYLPDVGLLFNNLGSLQLDYEKPSEAEQSYEQSLSVYKQLAAENSQIYHPYVAMVCVNMCIMYRNHIPSREKSLFYVKECIQAAQPFLGKLPAIQNYYKTVLTVIQSWNIDPELFLREI, from the coding sequence ATGGAAAACGTTTACACTATCCCTGTCTCTGATACTCAGACATCTGCTTATGTATCTTCTGCCCTTTATCAGGCATTGCAGCAGGAAGCCAGCAAGCTGGATAAGCAGTTTGCCAGAGCCTTACAAAACAGTGAACGCTATCCTCTGGATGAGCAATTTCGGATTGACGTACTGATAATAGACAAGGAACGGGTACAACTCAAAGAAAAGCAAGAAACGGTTGCTCATGAACTTACCTTGCTCGAACAGGCATTTGGACGAATTGCCTATACCCAGCCTTATCTGCAACGTGCAGCAGCCTATTTTAAAGCAGGAGATTATCCGTCGGCCCGTCTTGTGTTGGAGATGGAGGTAGAACGGGCGGAGAAAGAACAGGTAGCCTATACACCTCAGGCACGCAAGGAACAGGCAGAACAATGGCTGATGCTGGCTCGTCTGACATTGGTAGATTTCTCGCTGGGAGATCGTTTGCAACGTGCCCAGACTTATTTTACACAATCATTACTCACCTTTCGGTTTCTGGAAAATACCCTTTCCTGTGCCCGGTTATTGCATACACAACATCAGTATAGTCAGGCTTTGCCTTTGTATGATGAGGCACTGAAATTAGCCTGGTCGCTGGCAAAGACAGATGAGGCAACTTACATGCCTGAAACTGCTCAGATTCTGGCTTATATTGGTCACTTACATAAAGCGCTACATCAGTACACTGAGGCTGAATCGTACTTTCAGGAAGCACTGGAGATCTATCAGGAGTTGACAGCAACTGAAATGTATACAGCCCAGATGGCACACCTGCTGGATTTGTTGGGCTATGTACAGAAAATGACGCATCAGTATCCGGCAGCAGAAGCATCGTATTTACAGGCACTAGCACTCTACACCCAACTGGAAGAGACTACACCTAAAGCCTATTTGCCGGAAATGGCGTCTTTGCTCAACCATCGGGGACTGTTACAGAAGCATCACAAACAATCCAAGGAAGCAGAACAATCATTTCAGAGAGCCTTACAGATTCGCCTGCATCTGGCAAAGGAAAGCCCTTATACCTGGTTGTCGGACGTGGCACAGACCTGGAATCATCTGGGCAATACACAGAAAGCATTGCGCCAGTACAAGGAGGCAAGTACCGCCTATCAGAAAGCACTGGAAGTATACCGGCAACTGGCTGAGGAAGACAAGTCAGCTTATCTGCATCACATAGCCCAGACTTTATGTCATCTGGGTAGCCTGCAATCTGACTATCATCAACATGTTGAGGCTGAACGGTCTTATTTACAGGCATTGAGTATCTATCATCAGTTGCAGCAGGAGCATCCGCAGAAATATATCTCACAGGTTGCCAGCATACTAAACAATCTGGGCATTATCCGAAAAGACACAGGACGGCATCAGGAAGCAGAGCAGTCGTATCAGCAGTCGCTGGCTCTGTATCAGCAACTGGCACTGGAAAATCCCAAAACATATCTGCCCGATGTAGGATTGCTGTTCAACAACCTAGGCAGTCTGCAACTAGACTATGAAAAACCGTCTGAAGCTGAGCAGTCGTATGAACAATCTCTGTCAGTTTACAAACAGTTAGCTGCTGAAAATAGCCAGATCTATCATCCCTATGTGGCTATGGTGTGTGTGAATATGTGTATCATGTACCGCAACCACATTCCTTCACGTGAGAAATCGCTTTTTTATGTAAAAGAATGTATTCAGGCAGCTCAGCCTTTTCTGGGAAAACTACCTGCCATTCAGAATTACTATAAAACTGTGCTGACCGTCATCCAAAGCTGGAACATTGACCCGGAGTTGTTTTTGAGGGAGATATAA
- a CDS encoding group II truncated hemoglobin: MPVPETKPTPTLYEWAGGMEVFEKLMDSFYTQVLQDPLLEPVFRHMSPDHRRHVAHFIAEVMGGPKLYSSEEGSHFKMIQKHLSKHLTEQHRKRWVELLLTTADTLQLPDDPEFRSAFVAYIEWGTRIAVINSNLEEIPMAPDEPMPRWGWGEPGGPYIPE, encoded by the coding sequence ATGCCTGTACCTGAAACAAAACCTACTCCCACACTTTATGAATGGGCGGGAGGAATGGAAGTATTTGAAAAACTGATGGATTCTTTTTACACCCAGGTACTCCAGGACCCACTGCTTGAGCCTGTATTCCGGCATATGTCTCCTGATCACAGGCGTCATGTAGCACATTTTATTGCCGAAGTTATGGGAGGTCCCAAGTTGTATAGCAGTGAGGAAGGAAGCCATTTTAAGATGATTCAAAAACACCTGTCTAAGCATCTGACCGAACAACACCGTAAACGCTGGGTTGAGCTATTGCTCACCACCGCTGATACACTGCAACTTCCCGATGACCCGGAGTTTCGTTCAGCTTTTGTCGCTTATATTGAGTGGGGCACACGTATCGCTGTGATTAACTCCAATCTGGAAGAAATCCCTATGGCCCCTGATGAACCTATGCCACGCTGGGGCTGGGGAGAACCCGGTGGACCGTATATTCCAGAATAA
- a CDS encoding helix-turn-helix domain-containing protein produces the protein MRYTEYTPCEALKPFIKTYYLFETDGEGLYEDTAFATGCMEVMFNMSTNKWQSRSDNQFVDHAPIELWGQVIQPLSFRTTGKSSMLGARFHAHTSSFLLEEGISLFNDHISNLADIMGNSVQHLHERLLNTPTLLERLLLLDQFFINRLAKREKVSNKIQLLSAASSQIQQREGILDVADLATRYGISSRYLHKLFVQHVGLSPKLYQKIHRFQQSLMLLNKGADSLTTIAYQAGYSDQSHFIRDFKSFTHKLPSEFSTLSATAILVSPCK, from the coding sequence ATGCGCTATACCGAATACACTCCTTGCGAAGCCTTAAAGCCTTTTATAAAGACCTATTATCTGTTTGAAACTGACGGAGAAGGACTTTATGAGGATACAGCCTTTGCAACGGGATGTATGGAAGTCATGTTTAATATGAGTACCAACAAATGGCAAAGCCGTTCTGATAATCAGTTTGTTGATCATGCACCTATTGAATTGTGGGGGCAGGTAATACAGCCACTTTCCTTTCGGACAACAGGTAAGAGTTCTATGTTAGGCGCCCGGTTTCATGCACATACCAGTTCGTTTTTACTGGAAGAAGGGATCTCTCTTTTTAACGACCATATATCTAATCTGGCGGATATCATGGGCAATTCAGTGCAACACCTTCATGAGAGACTTCTCAATACCCCTACCCTACTCGAAAGACTACTACTGCTGGATCAGTTTTTCATAAACAGATTAGCGAAAAGAGAGAAAGTGTCCAATAAAATACAATTGTTGTCGGCTGCTTCATCACAGATTCAGCAGCGGGAAGGCATTCTGGATGTAGCAGATCTGGCTACCCGGTATGGTATTTCTTCCCGGTATTTACACAAACTCTTTGTGCAGCATGTAGGATTATCGCCCAAGTTATATCAGAAAATACACCGCTTTCAGCAAAGTCTGATGCTGTTAAACAAAGGTGCAGACTCTCTTACCACTATTGCCTATCAGGCTGGGTATAGTGACCAGTCGCATTTTATCAGGGACTTCAAAAGCTTTACACATAAGCTCCCATCCGAATTTTCTACGCTGAGTGCTACTGCTATTTTAGTATCACCTTGTAAATAA
- a CDS encoding DUF1349 domain-containing protein → MTIQDSLASYQWMNEPAIWRFQDDGLFLAPDAGSDFWQRTHYGFRNDNAHFYYTETESDFELYTQVRLTPQHRFDQAGLCIRIDEDNWIKTSCEYETPEFSHLGVVVTNLGYSDWSTQRVAAGIQEIEYKIIRKGQNIEIYACYQGSTFEQIRIAYLHKAEAIVKAGIYACSPTAGGGSALFTKYSLTQ, encoded by the coding sequence ATGACTATTCAGGACTCACTTGCCTCCTATCAATGGATGAACGAACCTGCCATATGGCGCTTTCAGGATGATGGACTTTTTCTCGCACCCGATGCAGGTTCAGACTTCTGGCAACGCACGCATTATGGTTTCCGGAATGACAATGCCCACTTTTACTACACAGAGACAGAAAGTGATTTTGAGTTGTATACCCAGGTACGCCTCACTCCCCAACACCGGTTTGATCAGGCAGGTTTGTGTATTCGTATAGATGAGGATAACTGGATCAAAACGTCCTGCGAATACGAAACACCTGAATTTTCACATTTGGGGGTGGTAGTGACTAACCTTGGCTACTCAGACTGGTCTACACAACGGGTAGCAGCAGGTATACAGGAAATAGAATACAAGATCATTCGCAAAGGACAGAATATAGAGATCTATGCCTGCTATCAGGGTTCTACATTTGAGCAAATCCGTATTGCCTATTTGCACAAGGCTGAGGCTATTGTAAAGGCTGGGATCTATGCCTGTAGTCCTACAGCTGGAGGTGGCAGTGCTTTGTTTACGAAGTATTCTTTAACACAGTAG
- a CDS encoding DUF4261 domain-containing protein gives MHTDIGNQGQAQSAINEPELFYAQLLFEAPFTLDKDQILAELTKEFLQVDSIGSGDNVFLYAFPEYSAQYDDKEVPMQCAILTSEIPLPSKQFDSALQQNWEWQEAQEVIPRCQYHFTITDLLSRNLDYRLRAECFQKFVIAVIRVTQPQAVYFKHSDKLVEPFTYVDAVTDEQPDVLNGLMNIRFFNVSNGNEGELFMDTLGLYALGLPDFQITFTAYDPNEIASLLTGYGHYIYQKGLVIEEGSSIQGLQPDQIWICHFMDSFVPPRRVVITMEKEK, from the coding sequence ATGCATACAGACATCGGAAACCAGGGACAAGCCCAATCTGCCATCAACGAGCCTGAACTGTTTTATGCTCAGCTCTTATTCGAAGCGCCTTTTACACTAGACAAAGATCAGATACTGGCCGAACTGACAAAGGAGTTTTTACAAGTAGATTCCATTGGATCGGGAGATAACGTGTTTCTGTATGCATTTCCGGAATACAGTGCCCAGTATGATGATAAGGAGGTTCCGATGCAGTGTGCTATTCTCACCTCTGAGATACCACTTCCTTCCAAACAATTTGATTCGGCGTTACAGCAAAACTGGGAGTGGCAGGAAGCTCAGGAAGTGATTCCCCGCTGTCAGTATCATTTTACGATTACAGACCTGTTGTCCAGAAATCTGGATTATCGGTTACGTGCCGAATGCTTCCAGAAGTTTGTCATTGCGGTTATCAGAGTTACTCAGCCTCAGGCAGTCTACTTCAAACATAGTGACAAGTTGGTGGAGCCGTTTACGTATGTGGATGCAGTAACAGACGAACAACCCGATGTACTGAATGGACTGATGAACATTCGTTTTTTCAATGTCTCCAATGGCAATGAAGGCGAGTTGTTTATGGATACATTAGGCCTGTATGCCTTAGGCCTTCCTGACTTTCAGATTACCTTTACAGCATATGACCCCAATGAGATTGCCAGCCTGCTCACAGGGTATGGACATTATATTTACCAAAAAGGACTGGTCATTGAAGAAGGCAGCAGCATTCAGGGATTACAACCGGATCAGATATGGATCTGCCATTTTATGGATTCCTTTGTGCCTCCACGCCGTGTGGTGATTACAATGGAAAAGGAGAAATAA
- a CDS encoding signal peptidase II, with protein sequence MLKGKEWQVLIGIVIFDLLTKIVAACYLPYQEDVFVIGNKISLYLTYNDGPTGAQAEALLNRESNPNLVIILSSVNALIWLSYFLFIRKKALKMIYKVLIGIAVFFMGAFLIGIAQLLLANVFISSWYAAIVAKIVALLLYGTFFSLARNQWIRYFLILILACGIGNLLSLFYPPFNVIDFINVKGSYELLRIGVFNFADLSFDIGVIGIIASWISMLIHKVRYTYVQSN encoded by the coding sequence ATGTTAAAGGGAAAAGAATGGCAAGTTCTGATAGGGATAGTTATATTTGATCTACTTACAAAAATAGTAGCAGCCTGTTATCTTCCTTATCAAGAGGATGTGTTTGTTATTGGTAATAAGATAAGCCTGTACCTGACTTATAATGATGGTCCAACAGGAGCACAGGCAGAAGCTTTATTGAATAGAGAGAGTAATCCTAACCTTGTAATCATTTTATCCTCTGTTAATGCTCTTATCTGGCTATCCTACTTTTTGTTTATCAGAAAAAAAGCGTTAAAGATGATATACAAAGTATTAATTGGAATAGCTGTATTCTTCATGGGAGCATTTCTAATTGGAATAGCTCAGCTGCTATTGGCAAATGTATTTATCTCTTCCTGGTATGCTGCTATAGTAGCAAAGATTGTAGCTTTACTACTTTACGGTACATTCTTTTCTTTAGCTCGTAACCAGTGGATAAGGTACTTTCTTATTCTGATTTTAGCCTGCGGAATAGGTAATCTGTTAAGCCTTTTCTATCCACCATTCAACGTTATTGATTTTATAAATGTAAAAGGATCGTATGAACTTCTTCGGATAGGTGTCTTTAACTTTGCAGATCTGTCTTTTGATATTGGAGTGATAGGTATTATCGCTTCATGGATTAGTATGCTTATTCATAAGGTGAGATATACCTATGTTCAGTCTAACTAA
- a CDS encoding rhomboid family intramembrane serine protease, which produces MQTILKKLKLIYVPYLIISIAFIVLYSLITWLLFYKFSVFSIREDILQIWLPLALPWILILIWLSRRIRLLVLTGANGNKPFLYQLVVWGTMAIPAIITQNYLESASGDLLQLDNIHEIVQREPVKYYTLKHFYIDKRNATARPDFVVSGKYNEDLNMHFYVAVPILKDQADTMNGTCYGWLGREYSKRISNRLDSKEKEESYKAFALQTEKNFEQEDLTQFVYLNKVGNSEAGAVYREAIKSSTRFIHNDSPVFIPVNAPFEQRNGNTFAWIFGALGISACLFLAMVLIPQFNESEVDRFERSLPPEENELKEIFDLFIPTTDYFVTPILINLNLLVFIVMVCSGLGFISFKGPDLLQWGGNFRPLTTTGEWWRLVTCMFLHGGLMHILANMMGLLFVGIFLEPVLGRTKFLIAYLLTGILASCVSLWWYEATVSVGASGAIFGLYGVFLALLLLKVFPAEFGKVFLVSTLIFIGYNLLIGIMGGVDNAAHIGGLVSGLLLGLAFYPAIKKEMEEVEDLDF; this is translated from the coding sequence ATGCAAACTATTCTAAAGAAACTTAAATTAATTTATGTTCCTTATCTGATAATAAGCATTGCTTTTATTGTACTCTATTCATTAATAACATGGCTGCTTTTTTACAAATTTAGTGTTTTTTCTATCAGAGAAGATATTCTACAAATCTGGTTACCTCTGGCTCTTCCCTGGATACTTATTCTGATTTGGTTAAGTCGACGGATTCGATTGCTTGTTTTGACAGGTGCCAATGGAAACAAACCTTTTTTATATCAGCTGGTAGTATGGGGAACAATGGCAATTCCTGCTATTATTACTCAGAATTACCTGGAAAGTGCATCTGGTGACCTGCTGCAACTGGATAATATTCATGAGATTGTTCAGCGCGAACCTGTTAAATACTATACATTAAAACACTTCTATATAGATAAACGCAATGCCACGGCAAGACCTGATTTTGTGGTAAGTGGGAAATACAATGAAGATCTTAATATGCATTTTTATGTGGCAGTTCCTATCTTGAAGGATCAAGCCGATACGATGAATGGAACATGTTATGGATGGTTGGGAAGAGAATATTCCAAACGTATCAGTAACCGACTGGATAGTAAAGAGAAAGAGGAAAGTTATAAAGCCTTTGCCCTGCAGACTGAAAAAAATTTTGAGCAAGAAGATCTTACACAGTTTGTTTATCTTAACAAAGTAGGAAATTCAGAGGCTGGAGCTGTTTATCGGGAAGCCATTAAAAGCTCTACCAGGTTTATACACAACGATTCGCCTGTATTTATTCCCGTAAATGCCCCTTTTGAGCAACGAAATGGAAATACGTTTGCCTGGATCTTTGGCGCATTGGGTATTAGTGCCTGCCTCTTTCTGGCTATGGTTCTGATCCCTCAATTTAATGAATCAGAAGTAGATCGTTTTGAACGGAGCCTACCTCCGGAAGAGAATGAACTGAAAGAGATTTTCGACCTGTTTATACCCACAACAGACTATTTTGTTACCCCCATTCTGATTAATCTGAATCTGCTGGTATTTATAGTCATGGTTTGTTCAGGACTAGGCTTTATCTCTTTTAAAGGCCCGGATCTGTTACAGTGGGGTGGTAATTTTCGTCCGCTGACCACAACAGGAGAATGGTGGCGGTTGGTGACCTGTATGTTTTTGCATGGTGGATTGATGCATATTCTGGCCAATATGATGGGGCTTTTATTTGTTGGAATCTTTCTGGAGCCTGTATTGGGTAGAACAAAATTTCTGATTGCATACTTGCTGACAGGCATTCTGGCCAGTTGTGTCAGCCTTTGGTGGTACGAGGCTACTGTTAGTGTGGGTGCTTCCGGAGCTATATTTGGTTTGTATGGTGTTTTTCTTGCCTTACTGCTGTTAAAGGTCTTTCCTGCAGAGTTTGGAAAAGTCTTTCTGGTAAGCACACTTATCTTTATAGGCTATAACCTGTTAATAGGAATTATGGGCGGAGTAGACAATGCGGCTCACATTGGGGGACTGGTTAGTGGGTTATTGCTAGGGTTGGCTTTTTATCCGGCGATAAAAAAGGAGATGGAAGAAGTCGAGGATCTGGACTTTTAG
- a CDS encoding permease prefix domain 2-containing transporter, whose protein sequence is MHNSTKHSPPHWADKLLERFCDPDLLEEIQGDLQEEFAYQVQTKGKRKAQWNYWLDVLGFIRPFAFKRSRRKHTYHSTPIYSPDMLRNYLKTAFRHLTRHRTSTSINLFGLTLGLTACMVIYLITHFELNYDTFHPDKERIYRLVCKGHFGPHAEDQPFGFLPNAVPAAMRKEISGIETIAAFHNTETDVLIPDGKEEPKRLERRQWGVDKAEIILTEPSYFDIFHYTWLSGNPKTALNEPFKVVLSERKARKYFGDIPLESMIGREVIYHDSVRTTVAGIIKDWDQQTDFTFTDFISLATVNASKLKGNINLEQWDDIWSASQAFVKLPQGTTPAQLEPQFQQFSKAHFQKDLKIIPSLQPLSDLHFNAEYGDNYSRKAHLPTLYGLMGIALFILVIAVINFINMATAQSAQWAKEVGIRKVLGSNRRNLIFQFLMESLLTTLVAIILALLLTKPVLIAFQHFVPDGVTFQLLDSHTLLFLLLLTVTTALLAGFYPSWILSSYLPALTLKGQTALKGGQKGYLRKGLIVFQFTVSLIFIIGTLMVERQLNFMRNKDLGFKSDAVITLTSPRGPRGNNLEVLYNKVQQLSGVKKAILEVLEPMGINYGIDRVVYKGKTEIQLDAAYKMGNEEYIPFYEMKLLAGRSHLKSDTASEFVINATFVKALGFKHPMEAIGKQLVWRDKYYPIVGVVADFHQQSMHEKIAPTFITTSSKARNIAIKLKSKDLQEVKTTIDKIEKAWKQVYPNHKFSYVFLDDAIAEFYEKEQKTSQLVNTATAITILISCVGLLGLVMFTTEQRMKEIGIRKILGASVYTILLLLSRDFLLLIGIALLVASPIAWYATHQWLQDFVYKVDIAWWIFGLAGIASIVITLFTISFQSLKAALMNPTKSLRSE, encoded by the coding sequence ATGCATAACTCTACCAAACACAGTCCTCCACATTGGGCGGATAAACTACTTGAACGGTTTTGTGATCCGGATCTACTGGAAGAAATACAAGGCGATTTGCAGGAAGAGTTTGCCTACCAGGTACAGACCAAAGGAAAGCGAAAGGCTCAATGGAACTACTGGCTGGATGTATTAGGGTTTATTCGTCCGTTTGCTTTTAAACGCTCAAGGCGTAAACACACATACCATTCCACACCTATATACTCTCCGGATATGTTACGCAACTACCTGAAAACCGCTTTTCGCCATCTGACACGGCACAGAACAAGCACTTCCATTAACCTGTTTGGCCTTACGCTGGGACTTACAGCCTGTATGGTGATCTATCTGATCACACATTTTGAATTGAATTATGATACCTTCCATCCGGATAAGGAACGTATATACCGGCTGGTTTGTAAAGGACACTTTGGCCCTCATGCAGAAGACCAACCCTTTGGATTTCTGCCCAATGCCGTTCCAGCTGCTATGCGCAAAGAAATATCGGGTATAGAGACAATAGCGGCCTTTCACAATACAGAAACCGATGTGCTGATTCCTGATGGAAAAGAAGAACCCAAACGTTTGGAAAGACGCCAGTGGGGAGTAGATAAGGCTGAAATCATACTGACAGAGCCTTCTTACTTCGATATCTTTCACTATACCTGGCTGAGTGGTAATCCAAAGACAGCCTTAAACGAACCATTCAAAGTAGTTTTATCCGAACGGAAAGCCCGCAAATATTTTGGTGATATCCCGCTGGAATCGATGATAGGTAGAGAGGTAATTTACCATGATTCTGTCCGAACGACGGTAGCAGGAATTATAAAAGACTGGGATCAGCAGACCGATTTTACCTTCACTGATTTTATCTCTCTGGCAACGGTCAATGCCAGCAAGCTGAAAGGCAACATCAATCTTGAGCAATGGGATGATATCTGGTCAGCCTCACAGGCGTTTGTAAAACTACCTCAGGGAACCACACCAGCCCAGTTGGAACCTCAGTTTCAACAATTCTCGAAAGCGCATTTTCAGAAAGATCTGAAGATAATCCCAAGCCTACAACCTCTGTCAGACCTGCATTTTAATGCGGAGTATGGCGATAACTATTCCCGAAAAGCTCACCTGCCTACTTTGTATGGACTTATGGGAATTGCATTGTTTATTCTGGTGATTGCTGTAATCAACTTTATCAATATGGCTACCGCACAATCCGCACAATGGGCCAAGGAAGTAGGAATCCGGAAGGTGTTGGGAAGCAATCGTCGCAATCTGATCTTTCAGTTTTTAATGGAGTCTTTGCTGACTACACTGGTAGCTATTATTCTTGCCTTGCTGCTGACCAAACCTGTATTGATTGCATTTCAGCACTTTGTTCCAGATGGGGTGACATTTCAGTTACTGGACTCACATACATTGCTATTCCTGTTACTTCTCACAGTAACAACCGCTTTACTGGCAGGTTTTTATCCTTCCTGGATATTGTCATCTTATCTGCCCGCTCTAACATTGAAGGGACAAACTGCATTAAAAGGGGGGCAAAAGGGCTACTTACGTAAAGGGTTAATTGTATTTCAGTTTACAGTATCCCTGATATTTATCATTGGCACGCTAATGGTTGAGCGACAGCTTAATTTTATGCGAAACAAAGATCTGGGTTTCAAATCAGATGCAGTAATAACCCTTACCTCTCCCAGAGGTCCCCGAGGTAATAATCTGGAGGTTTTGTATAATAAGGTTCAGCAACTGTCTGGTGTAAAAAAAGCCATACTCGAAGTACTGGAACCTATGGGAATCAACTATGGGATAGACCGGGTAGTATACAAAGGCAAAACCGAAATACAGCTTGATGCAGCTTATAAGATGGGCAATGAAGAGTATATTCCCTTTTATGAAATGAAGCTGCTGGCTGGACGCAGTCATCTGAAAAGTGATACTGCCAGTGAGTTTGTTATCAATGCTACGTTTGTGAAAGCACTGGGTTTCAAACACCCGATGGAGGCAATCGGCAAGCAGTTAGTATGGCGTGATAAGTATTATCCTATTGTAGGCGTGGTGGCTGACTTTCATCAACAAAGTATGCACGAGAAGATTGCGCCTACATTTATCACTACCTCTTCCAAAGCCCGAAATATAGCCATTAAGCTAAAGAGCAAAGACCTGCAGGAAGTGAAAACAACCATTGACAAAATAGAAAAGGCATGGAAACAAGTCTATCCTAATCACAAATTCAGCTATGTTTTTCTAGATGATGCCATTGCAGAGTTTTATGAAAAAGAGCAGAAAACCTCTCAACTGGTCAATACAGCAACAGCCATTACCATCCTGATTTCCTGTGTTGGCTTGCTTGGACTAGTTATGTTCACCACAGAGCAACGCATGAAAGAAATTGGTATACGGAAAATACTCGGAGCCAGTGTATATACTATTCTCCTTCTGCTTTCCAGAGACTTCCTGTTACTGATCGGCATTGCGTTACTGGTTGCCTCTCCGATAGCCTGGTATGCTACCCATCAGTGGTTGCAGGATTTTGTGTACAAGGTGGATATAGCCTGGTGGATTTTTGGACTGGCGGGCATAGCATCCATTGTCATTACATTATTCACAATAAGCTTTCAAAGTCTCAAAGCTGCTCTTATGAACCCAACAAAAAGTTTGCGGAGTGAATAG